In Drechmeria coniospora strain ARSEF 6962 chromosome 03, whole genome shotgun sequence, the DNA window CTGCTTGGGGCGGAGGTCGAGAGGGGCGTACTTCTTGTTCTTGTAGAAGAGACGGAGCTGAGAGCGTTGCTTGGCGTTGATGACGGTCAGGACACGGGCGATGGACTTTCGCAGGTCGTGGCTGTCGATGATCCCCGTCAGCGGTTGCATCTTCCCCCCGGTTCGTCGGGCAGCCGTCATCTGGACTCGAGTGGCCGATGAAGGGCCGTATCGATAGGGAAGGAATGCTCACATCTTGTTGAGTTTGCTGCCCGAAGAAGTGACCTTCTGGATGCGGAGCTGACCGAGCTCAGTCTTGAGCTCAGCGAGCTGCTTCGTCAAGTCCTCCTTGCTCTTGTCCCACAGCTGGACGGCCTTAACTTTGCCCGACGACTAGAAGGACGGAAAGCCAAGTCAGCGATATGCTCTTCCTCCGTACGCAGGCAGACTAGTCTCGTAGCGGCACATGTGCGAGCGGGTTGTTCAACAGCCgttcgtcggccggcgcttTTTGACGTATCCGGTGCGTAATTGACGATCGATCTCGAGCGAGGGCGAGTGTGGCCGATTTCGAGCCGGGCCGACGGGTAGGACGAATGCTGGAAGACAGGTGCGCATCGAGGCATGGGGGGAGGGAGTGGACAGTATAGACTCACCATCTTGATGGTCTTCGATGGGGGTGATGTGCGAAGTGTGTCGACGAGTGCGCAAGTGAGACCGTGACCGTCGGTAACGCGATGGATCGTAGTAGGCCTTCAAAGAATTTAGGTGGAGGGTTTGCCGAGACGGTGAAATTTTGCCCTAGGGTTTCGTTGTGTGCGCGCGCTTCTTGATTTTTCCCGTCCTTGATTGGTATCCGAGGGGCGAAATAAATGGGGATAATGCAAGATCACGTGCGCGGGCTCGTGCGAAGACTGTTGACGCTACGCTGGGGCGGTGGGGATATTCTGCCGCGCCAAGGTGGTACCTACCGGGTAAAGTGCCACCTAGGCCCGGATCTGGATGTACACATGCACGTATTACTTACTCGCTCCTATATGCATACAATACACATGGCCTAACTCGGGAGCTCGGACGCAACAGCTCTTCCTGAACCTCGTCACAACCATCTCTGTCACATCCAGGCCGAAGGCATGTCTGCACAATCAGGAAGCGGAGGCTGGGTTCAGCTGCGGCAGCAGGCGAGGACTCTGGAGTCGCAGGTACGTAGCGGCAGCTCGTTGAACGGCTCATCCGGTTGGCGACATGCGACGTCGCCATGGCTGCTAACGCGGGATGCACAGACGGAAAGCCTCTTTCATACGTATTCTCAGTTCTCTACTGCCGCGACGATCCCACCGAAACCAacggaggaggagcgtgAGACGGAAGGCAAGATCGATGAGTTGCTGGAAAAGGTTGGTGGACGGCGCCCCGCGTGAGCTCGCCGGAGGCGACGCGGCTAACAGGCAGTCTCAGAGAGAATCCGTCATTGAACAGCTCGCACGGCTCCTCGACTCGGAGGCGTCGCTCACGTCGTCTGCCCTCAAGCAAAACAATCTCTCGCTGCTGCGGGAGAAGCTCTCCTCCCACAAGcgcgacgtcggccggctgCGCAGCACCCTCCAGCACGCCCGCAGCAGGGCCAACCTCCTGACCAACGTGCAGTCCGACATTGACCAGTACCGGGCCAACAAccccgaggcggccgaggccgagtaCATGATTGGCGAGCGCAACCGCATCGACAACAGCCACAACATGACGGACAGCGTGCTGAGCCAGGCGTACGCCGTCAACGACAGCTTCGGCCTGCAGAGGGAGACGCTGGCCAACATCAACCGGCGCATCACCATGGCTGCGAGCCAGGTGCCGGGCATCAACTCGCTCATCAACAGGATATCAGCCAAGAAGCGCAGAGACGGCATCATCATGGGCTGCTTCATCGCCGCTTGCTTCGTCCTGTTCTTTATGCTGTCATGAGTCGAGCTGCGGTGCGGGACTGGGagggaaaggaaaggaaaggaaaggaaaggaaaggaaaggaaaagaaaggaaaggaaagggaAGGGACGGGGAGGCAAAGCAAGGGAAGGGTAAGCGAGGGGGGGGGTCAAGGTCTGTGCTTCAGCCGCATATGCAACGGCGTTTATAGCGAGGTATCGGTGTTCTATTTATTGTTTGTCGTATTTTACAGCTATGAACAGGTTTTCGTCGGTTTCATCACGGTCCTCGAAGCATGTCATGGGGTGGGTTCATTTCTCTGTCGGACCCGGTCGTTCCAGGTGCGACTTGCCCACCGGTTTctctcgcgccgccgccggccgagtcgacTCCTTCTTGATCTCATCGAGCAGACGTGCGAGGCCCCTGGTCAAGCCGTCTACTTCGTCCGGATGGCTCGGTCCACTCCCGGCCCAGCGAATGCGGCAATGGTGGTCGACGAGGTAGGTGTAGCCGACCTTGCTGTTGAGCAGGCCGATGGACTCGCGCATGGCGTCGGTGATGCCCCTGCGGATGAGGAAATACTTGTCCCATTCGGCCTCGGGGAACCTTCGGCGCAGGGAGCCCCGGAAAAGACGGACGAGCCAGGCCTTGCCGGCGTTGTCCTCGTAGTTGACGTTGACCACCTGCGCCAGCTCGGCGTTCTGGGCAACGAGGCGGTGCAGGGCGGGGTTGGCCTCGCGCGAGGTGAAGCTGCcgacctgctgctcggccCACCGGCTGCTGAAGATGGAGACGACGGAAGCCCTGCCGGTCAGGAGCGGCGTGGTGTCACGGGGCGCCTTGTCGGTCTTGACGAGGGTCTCGCCGTAGAGGTTGGGGAAGTAGAGGGACAGCTCGGCCTTGAAGAGGCGCGGAGGTGCGATGAAGGACTTGCCCGAGTGGTACTGCAGGTTGCCCCAGTCACGGAAGTATGGTCTCGATATCTGGGCCGTGCTGCATCGCGGTCAGCACCTTgtcttcgtcttcttccCGCCCACGTCGGTCTCACTTACAGCTCCTTGCGGCGCTGTATGTGCTTGTCGTAGTCGACGAAGTCCTCCTTGCGCTGCTGGAAGGACCGGTTGTCGATGCCGGTGTGCTCGCCAGCCCtgggcggcaacggcatgcCGATGGGCCGCGGCAGCGGCTTGGGGACGAAATGACCGTCAACCCGCTTGCCGTAGCTTCTGGGTGCCTCGATGGGGGCGCTGCCCAGAGCGCTCTTTGGATCGAGAGAGGCGCCCGAAGCGGGCTTCTCTGCCCTCGCAGCGCGGGAGGCCGAGAGGGTGAGGCTGCGACGCCATTGGCAGTGGGCACAAAGGGTTCTCGTGGTACCGGAGGTGCTCGCGGTGCGGCGTGCGAGGCGGGAAAAGGCCTGCTCGAGCCTGCGCGATGACATGGTGGATGGTTGGTGTCGTATTCAGGTTCAAGTGTACTCTGTAGACCGGTAATTTTTCCAGTTCCTGAAGGTTCACATTGTTGCACTGCACTAAGCAATATTAGTTAGTacgcaggtacttgcttaaacgggagcacaagtaatatTCCCGGTACTCCGAATAGgacctacttaagtattagTGAATATCTGCAGCATGGTATTTCTTGTGCATGgcacagtaggtacttaagtactagtacttgtcCGTACaacactacaagtactccgtacggaacaCTTTCctgtacttattatagtacGTAAAGGTGTTAGTAGcactgccgaggccgacttgTCGGTGATCTCGGCGGCGttcatacggagtattacttattTTGTACATTCAGGCGGCCTATAAACTTGCGGCCAACTTACCAATCCCACCAGTGCTAGTAGGAACACCAATACACCAGGTCCAAGCAATCAAcgctacagtactccgtacggagtagtttgTACCGACTAAAAActaaagtacatgtataatcATAGGGATATGATCTGTAGCCTAGAGGAGTAATACTACTTGTAATTtcggagtaagtacggagtactccgtacggag includes these proteins:
- a CDS encoding 60S ribosomal protein L35, whose protein sequence is MSSGKVKAVQLWDKSKEDLTKQLAELKTELGQLRIQKVTSSGSKLNKIHDLRKSIARVLTVINAKQRSQLRLFYKNKKYAPLDLRPKQTRAIRRRLSPEDKARMLEKTKKRNTHFPQRKYAIKA
- a CDS encoding vesicle transport v-snare protein, which gives rise to MSAQSGSGGWVQLRQQARTLESQTESLFHTYSQFSTAATIPPKPTEEERETEGKIDELLEKRESVIEQLARLLDSEASLTSSALKQNNLSLLREKLSSHKRDVGRLRSTLQHARSRANLLTNVQSDIDQYRANNPEAAEAEYMIGERNRIDNSHNMTDSVLSQAYAVNDSFGLQRETLANINRRITMAASQVPGINSLINRISAKKRRDGIIMGCFIAACFVLFFMLS